One Triticum dicoccoides isolate Atlit2015 ecotype Zavitan chromosome 5B, WEW_v2.0, whole genome shotgun sequence genomic window carries:
- the LOC119307106 gene encoding probable glutathione S-transferase GSTU6, with translation MAGCREELKLLGMWASPFVVRVQITLRLKGLSYEYVEEDLQNKSELLLGSNPVHGGKVPVLIHNGKPVCESSVILQYIDEAFSGAGPSLLPADDPYGRAVALFWAAFVDGTLLKARSQALRGETGEEKEEGRKKAAAAMETLEGVLRESEAKFFSARDGPGLVDVMLGGLVGSMRATEEMCGLQTFDPTTTPLLAAWAELFCALDAVAPVMPSVQRLVEYAEAMQQPRTDVSSTTN, from the exons ATGGCCGGCTGCAGAGAGGAGCTGAAGCTATTGGGCATGTGGGCGAGCCCATTCGTGGTGCGGGTGCAGATCACGCTCCGCCTCAAGGGCCTCAGCTACGAGTACGTGGAGGAGGACCtgcagaacaagagcgagctgctcCTGGGGTCCAaccctgttcacggcggcaaggtgCCAGTGCTCATCCACAACGGCAAGCCCGTCTGCGAGTCGTCGGTCATCCTGCAGTACATCGACGAGGCCTTCTCCGGCGCCGGGCCCTCCCTGCTCCCCGCCGATGACCCCTACGGCCGAGCCGTCGCTCTCTTCTGGGCCGCATTCGTCGACGGCACG CTGCTGAAAGCGCGGAGCCAGGCGTTAAGAGGCGAGACAggcgaggagaaggaggaggggaggaagaaggCGGCCGCGGCCATGGAAACCTTGGAGGGGGTGTTGAGGGAGTCCGAGGCCAAGTTCTTCAGCGCGAGGGACGGCCCCGGTCTCGTGGACGTCATGCTCGGCGGCCTTGTTGGCTCGATGCGCGCGACGGAGGAGATGTGTGGGCTCCAGACCTTCGACCCGACCACCACGCCGCTCCTGGCCGCATGGGCAGAGCTCTTCTGCGCGTTGGACGCGGTGGCGCCGGTCATGCCGAGTGTCCAGAGGCTCGTCGAGTATGCCGAGGCGATGCAGCAGCCTCGCACCGACGTGTCCAGCACCACCAACTGA